Proteins encoded in a region of the Vibrio ponticus genome:
- the gmhB gene encoding D-glycero-beta-D-manno-heptose 1,7-bisphosphate 7-phosphatase, translated as MAKPAVFLDRDGVINVDHGYVHDEHDFEFIEGVFEATKKLQQMGYLLVLVTNQSGIARGKFSEDRFLSLTQWMDWNFVDNGVELDGIYYCPHHAEHGQGKYKEDCDCRKPKPGMFISARDFLKIDMANSVMVGDKAEDMMAAEAAGVGTKILVRTGKPVTEQGEALASAVLDSIRDVPNYLEK; from the coding sequence TTGGCGAAACCAGCAGTTTTTTTGGATCGTGATGGCGTAATTAACGTAGACCACGGCTATGTACATGATGAGCATGACTTCGAATTTATTGAAGGCGTTTTTGAAGCGACCAAAAAGCTACAGCAGATGGGCTATTTGCTTGTATTGGTAACTAACCAGTCGGGAATTGCACGCGGTAAGTTCAGCGAAGATCGTTTTCTATCTCTTACCCAATGGATGGATTGGAACTTTGTTGATAACGGTGTTGAGCTGGACGGTATCTACTATTGCCCGCACCATGCAGAGCATGGACAAGGTAAATACAAAGAAGATTGTGATTGCCGCAAGCCGAAGCCGGGTATGTTTATTTCAGCGCGCGATTTCCTAAAGATTGATATGGCTAACTCAGTGATGGTTGGCGATAAAGCAGAAGACATGATGGCTGCAGAAGCGGCAGGTGTCGGGACTAAGATTTTAGTTCGCACTGGTAAGCCAGTGACAGAGCAAGGTGAAGCCTTGGCGAGTGCAGTGCTCGATAGCATCCGAGATGTTCCTAATTATTTAGAGAAGTAA
- the treB gene encoding PTS trehalose transporter subunit IIBC: MSKIAKQDVVRLIELVGGAENIASVSHCLTRLRFVLNDTGKADEKGLEALPMVKGCFTNAGQFQVVIGAEVDEVYKVLITLSGKSEASKEDAKNAARQNMNVLERGISHLAEIFVPLLPAIITGGLILGFRNVIGDIKMFDGQSLTEISQFWATVHSFLWLIGEAIFFFLPVGVCWSTVKKLGGTPILGITLGVTLVSPQLMNAYLIGKQAPEVWDFGLFVIEKVGYQAQVIPAMLAGVALAFIETTLKRIIPSYLYLVVVPFVSIIVSVVLAHSIIGPFGRMLGDGVAFAAKAAMTGDFAVIGSVIFGFLYAPLVITGIHHTTNAVDLQLMQDLGGTPIWPLIALSNIAQASAVVGIIIISKKHGERDISVPAAISAYLGVTEPAMYGINLKYKFPMLSAMFGSAAAAAICGMSGVMANGIGVGGLPGILSIQPQFWSVYALAMLVAIVLPIVFTLFFYKRAQAKGELETANA, encoded by the coding sequence ATGAGTAAGATAGCCAAACAAGATGTTGTGCGTCTGATCGAATTGGTCGGCGGAGCGGAAAACATTGCCAGCGTAAGCCATTGCTTAACGCGCTTGCGTTTTGTGTTAAACGACACGGGCAAAGCTGACGAGAAAGGTTTGGAAGCATTGCCAATGGTCAAAGGCTGCTTTACCAACGCAGGTCAGTTCCAAGTGGTGATCGGCGCGGAAGTTGATGAAGTCTACAAGGTGTTGATTACACTCTCTGGTAAGAGTGAAGCTTCAAAAGAAGACGCTAAGAATGCGGCGCGTCAGAACATGAATGTGCTTGAGCGCGGGATTTCCCATTTGGCTGAAATTTTTGTCCCGCTTCTGCCTGCGATTATTACTGGCGGTTTGATCTTAGGTTTCCGTAACGTGATTGGCGACATCAAGATGTTTGATGGTCAGTCACTGACTGAAATTAGCCAATTTTGGGCAACGGTACACAGCTTCTTGTGGCTAATCGGTGAAGCGATCTTCTTTTTCCTACCCGTTGGTGTGTGTTGGTCAACGGTGAAAAAGTTGGGTGGTACACCAATCCTGGGTATTACTTTAGGTGTGACCTTAGTTTCGCCCCAACTGATGAACGCTTACCTTATTGGTAAACAAGCGCCTGAAGTATGGGATTTCGGACTGTTTGTGATAGAGAAGGTTGGTTACCAAGCTCAGGTGATACCAGCGATGCTAGCTGGTGTGGCATTGGCATTTATTGAGACCACCTTAAAACGCATTATTCCGTCCTACCTCTATTTGGTGGTGGTGCCGTTTGTCTCAATTATTGTTTCTGTCGTTTTGGCTCACTCTATTATTGGACCGTTTGGTCGTATGTTGGGTGATGGCGTGGCGTTTGCCGCTAAAGCGGCGATGACTGGCGACTTTGCGGTGATTGGCTCTGTTATTTTTGGTTTCCTTTATGCGCCATTGGTGATCACGGGTATTCACCACACCACTAACGCGGTCGATCTGCAATTGATGCAAGATTTAGGCGGTACGCCAATCTGGCCTTTGATTGCGCTTTCAAATATTGCTCAGGCTTCTGCGGTTGTCGGCATCATTATCATCAGTAAAAAACATGGCGAACGCGATATCTCAGTACCAGCAGCCATCTCCGCTTATTTGGGTGTGACGGAACCGGCGATGTACGGCATCAACCTCAAGTATAAGTTTCCAATGCTAAGTGCCATGTTCGGCTCAGCAGCTGCCGCGGCGATTTGTGGTATGTCAGGCGTGATGGCGAATGGCATCGGAGTGGGTGGTCTGCCGGGGATTTTATCAATCCAGCCGCAGTTCTGGAGCGTCTATGCACTAGCGATGCTAGTGGCAATTGTATTGCCAATTGTCTTTACTCTGTTCTTCTACAAGCGTGCTCAAGCCAAAGGTGAGCTTGAAACTGCCAACGCGTAA
- the lipA gene encoding lipoyl synthase: MSKPIQMEKGIKYRDADKMALIPVKNMPVEQKEVLRKPDWMKIKLPADSQRIQDIKSAMRKNNLHSVCEEASCPNLAECFNHGTATFMILGAICTRRCPFCDVAHGRPLTPEADEPQKLAQTIKDMKLKYVVITSVDRDDLRDGGAQHFADCNREIRALSPNIKIETLVPDFRGRMDVALDLMKDNPPDVFNHNLETAPRLYRKARPGANYKWSLELLKKFKEQHPEIPTKSGLMMGLGETKEEIIEVLKDLRAHGVTMLTLGQYLAPSRHHLPVERYVPPSEFDELKEIALELGFTHAACGPFVRSSYHADMQAQGIEVK, from the coding sequence ATGAGTAAACCAATCCAAATGGAAAAAGGCATCAAATACCGTGATGCTGACAAGATGGCACTGATTCCTGTTAAGAACATGCCAGTTGAGCAGAAAGAAGTACTGCGCAAGCCTGACTGGATGAAGATCAAGCTGCCTGCAGATAGCCAACGTATTCAAGATATCAAGTCTGCAATGCGTAAAAACAACCTGCACTCAGTTTGTGAGGAAGCCTCATGCCCGAACTTGGCAGAGTGTTTTAACCACGGTACAGCGACCTTCATGATCCTAGGCGCAATTTGTACTCGTCGTTGTCCATTCTGTGACGTTGCCCACGGTCGTCCACTGACACCAGAAGCTGATGAGCCACAAAAACTGGCTCAAACCATCAAAGACATGAAGCTAAAGTATGTGGTGATTACTTCCGTTGACCGTGATGATCTACGTGACGGTGGTGCTCAGCACTTTGCAGATTGTAACCGTGAAATCCGTGCTCTTAGCCCGAACATTAAGATTGAAACTCTTGTTCCTGACTTCCGTGGTCGTATGGACGTGGCGCTGGATCTGATGAAAGATAACCCGCCAGATGTGTTTAACCACAACCTTGAAACGGCACCACGCCTGTACCGTAAAGCTCGCCCAGGAGCAAACTACAAATGGTCTCTAGAGCTGCTGAAAAAATTCAAAGAGCAACACCCAGAGATCCCAACTAAGTCAGGTTTGATGATGGGCTTAGGTGAAACCAAAGAAGAGATCATCGAAGTACTTAAAGACCTACGTGCACACGGTGTGACTATGCTAACCCTTGGTCAATACCTCGCGCCTAGCCGTCACCACCTACCAGTTGAGCGTTATGTTCCGCCATCTGAGTTTGATGAGCTCAAAGAGATTGCCTTAGAACTCGGCTTTACTCATGCTGCTTGTGGTCCATTCGTGCGTTCTTCTTACCATGCAGATATGCAAGCTCAAGGTATTGAAGTTAAATAA
- a CDS encoding YitT family protein produces MAKHTRKEDWIAILTGTLVVAQGIFFLQASHLLTGGTTGLALLLSQVAPWSFGTLYFLANCPFYLLAWKRFGTKFAFNSAISGALVSVFADHLHLVISVDKVNPIYCAVAGGLLMGLGMLILFRHRSSLGGFNVLCLYIQDKFGISVGKTQMVIDLSILVTSYFFVDPMTLLYSVIGVIALNLVLGMNHKPHRYIVKYS; encoded by the coding sequence ATGGCAAAACATACTCGTAAAGAAGACTGGATCGCGATCCTGACAGGCACCTTAGTGGTAGCGCAAGGTATTTTCTTTCTCCAAGCTTCACACTTACTGACGGGTGGCACTACTGGATTAGCTCTATTACTGAGCCAAGTCGCGCCATGGTCATTTGGTACTCTCTACTTTTTAGCAAACTGTCCATTCTACCTGTTAGCGTGGAAACGTTTTGGGACTAAGTTTGCATTTAATAGTGCGATTTCAGGCGCTTTAGTTTCAGTTTTTGCCGATCACCTCCATCTAGTCATCAGCGTAGATAAGGTTAACCCTATCTATTGTGCGGTTGCCGGCGGTTTGTTGATGGGCTTGGGGATGCTGATCCTATTCCGCCATCGCTCAAGTCTGGGAGGCTTCAATGTTCTGTGCCTCTATATCCAAGACAAATTTGGTATCTCGGTTGGCAAAACTCAGATGGTGATCGACTTAAGTATCTTAGTGACTTCGTACTTCTTTGTTGACCCTATGACCTTGCTTTACTCCGTGATTGGTGTCATCGCGTTAAACCTAGTACTTGGGATGAACCACAAACCGCACCGCTACATTGTTAAATACAGCTAA
- the treC gene encoding alpha,alpha-phosphotrehalase, with protein MTNINPQQDWWKSATIYQIYPKSFCDSGDKGTGDIRGIISKLDYLKQLGIDAIWLTPVYQSPMVDNGYDISDYYAINPQFGDMDDFDALLDQAHQRGIRIIMDIVVNHTSTAHQWFQSALGDKQSPYRDYYIWKDPVNGDVPNNWQSKFGGSAWALDSKTNQYYLHLFATEQADLNWENPQVRQEVKNIISFWAEKGVDGFRLDVINLISKQQDFPNDDVGDGRRFYTDGPRVHEYLQEISQAVFQKYGSVTVGEMSSTTLEHCQQYSSLDGKELSMVFNFHHLKVDYPQGEKWTKAPFDFIQLKQIFNHWQTGLSNNGWGALFWCNHDQPRIVSRLGDDQNYRVESAKMLAASLHMMQGTPYIYQGEELGMTNPGYQDITQYRDVESTNMYQIMVEQQGISHGEMMAILAQKSRDNSRAPMQWDSSAHAGFTQGTPWLEVASNYSHINAQAALADTNSVFYFYKQLIELRKQYPVITQGSFCDLLPLDTRCYVYVRETEAQQLLSISNYYAEPTQCQLPDEIELEKAECLLTNYPQQPMLQSGNIIELRPYETRIILIDK; from the coding sequence ATGACAAATATCAATCCACAGCAAGATTGGTGGAAGAGTGCCACCATTTATCAAATCTATCCCAAAAGCTTTTGTGACTCAGGAGATAAAGGAACGGGCGATATTCGCGGGATTATTTCCAAGCTGGATTACCTAAAGCAATTGGGTATCGATGCCATTTGGCTAACGCCAGTTTATCAATCGCCGATGGTCGATAATGGCTACGACATCTCAGACTACTATGCGATTAACCCGCAGTTTGGTGATATGGACGATTTTGACGCACTGCTTGATCAAGCGCATCAACGCGGTATCCGAATTATTATGGATATTGTGGTTAACCACACATCAACTGCCCATCAATGGTTCCAATCTGCCCTTGGTGACAAGCAGAGTCCATATCGCGACTATTACATTTGGAAAGATCCCGTAAATGGCGATGTACCAAACAACTGGCAATCGAAGTTCGGTGGCAGCGCTTGGGCGTTAGATTCAAAGACCAACCAATACTATTTGCATCTTTTCGCCACCGAGCAAGCGGACCTTAATTGGGAGAACCCTCAGGTTCGCCAAGAAGTGAAGAACATCATTAGTTTTTGGGCCGAGAAAGGCGTCGATGGTTTCCGTTTGGATGTCATCAATCTGATTTCCAAGCAACAAGATTTTCCTAATGATGACGTGGGCGATGGTCGTCGCTTTTATACCGATGGTCCACGAGTCCATGAATATCTGCAAGAGATCAGCCAAGCGGTGTTTCAGAAATACGGCAGCGTAACCGTTGGCGAGATGTCTTCGACAACGCTTGAGCATTGTCAGCAATATTCATCCCTCGATGGTAAAGAGTTGTCGATGGTGTTTAATTTCCATCATTTGAAAGTGGATTATCCTCAAGGGGAAAAGTGGACTAAGGCGCCGTTTGATTTTATCCAGCTTAAGCAGATCTTTAACCATTGGCAGACCGGATTAAGTAATAATGGTTGGGGTGCGCTGTTTTGGTGTAACCATGATCAGCCGCGTATTGTCAGCCGACTGGGCGATGACCAAAACTATCGTGTCGAATCGGCAAAAATGCTCGCCGCTTCGCTGCATATGATGCAAGGAACGCCATATATCTATCAAGGTGAAGAACTGGGGATGACCAACCCAGGTTATCAAGACATCACTCAGTATCGTGATGTTGAGAGCACTAATATGTACCAGATTATGGTTGAGCAGCAGGGGATTAGCCACGGTGAAATGATGGCGATTCTTGCGCAAAAATCACGCGATAACTCTCGTGCGCCAATGCAGTGGGACAGTTCCGCACATGCCGGGTTTACTCAAGGTACACCTTGGCTTGAAGTAGCAAGTAACTACTCACACATTAATGCACAAGCAGCGTTAGCAGACACTAACTCGGTATTTTATTTCTATAAACAGCTGATTGAATTGCGTAAGCAATATCCAGTGATCACGCAAGGTAGTTTTTGTGACTTGTTACCTTTAGATACGCGTTGTTATGTCTATGTGCGTGAAACAGAGGCTCAGCAACTGTTATCAATCAGTAACTACTACGCTGAGCCAACGCAGTGTCAGTTGCCTGATGAGATTGAGTTAGAGAAAGCGGAGTGCTTACTCACTAACTACCCACAGCAGCCAATGCTGCAATCAGGCAACATCATTGAACTGCGCCCTTACGAGACCCGTATTATTCTTATTGATAAATAA
- the treR gene encoding trehalose operon repressor TreR — MNKKLTILDIARLAGVGKSTVSRVLTNDPKVKPETRIKVEQVIADSGYVPSKSAQSMRGGSQRVVGVIISRLDSPSENKAVGSMLQALYQAGYDVVIMESQFDPQKTTEHLDVLKRRNVDGVIVFGFSDLDLSQLERWQNRVVVIAMDTQQVSSINYDNHGVITQALEHLQQQALTQIAYIGVNPSDRTTGQLRLDAYLTWCEQQGVSPNYQTGDLNHESAYQLVEQVLREGTEAIVCASDTLALGVIKRLQELGREEVIVTGVGGNELLSFLFPKVFSIDPGYAQAGVKAANLLISHINGEESLSHITQQPVLS, encoded by the coding sequence ATGAACAAAAAACTGACCATTTTAGATATTGCCCGCCTTGCTGGTGTTGGTAAGTCGACAGTATCTCGCGTGTTAACCAATGATCCCAAAGTGAAACCAGAGACACGCATCAAAGTGGAGCAGGTAATAGCAGACTCGGGCTATGTTCCTTCTAAGTCTGCACAATCAATGCGTGGCGGCAGTCAACGCGTTGTCGGGGTGATTATTTCACGACTTGATTCACCATCAGAGAACAAAGCCGTGGGCAGTATGCTGCAAGCGCTTTATCAAGCTGGCTACGATGTGGTGATCATGGAAAGTCAGTTTGATCCGCAAAAAACCACTGAGCATTTAGATGTACTTAAGCGCCGTAATGTAGATGGTGTGATCGTGTTTGGTTTTAGTGATTTGGATTTGTCGCAGCTTGAACGATGGCAAAATCGTGTGGTAGTGATCGCGATGGACACCCAACAGGTTTCTTCAATCAATTACGACAATCACGGAGTGATCACTCAAGCGCTCGAGCACCTGCAGCAGCAAGCTTTAACTCAGATCGCTTACATTGGGGTGAATCCAAGTGACCGTACGACAGGTCAATTGCGTCTTGACGCTTACCTCACATGGTGTGAGCAACAAGGTGTGTCGCCGAATTATCAAACGGGCGATCTTAATCATGAGAGCGCCTACCAATTGGTTGAGCAAGTATTGCGTGAAGGCACCGAAGCGATTGTGTGCGCCAGCGATACCTTAGCGCTTGGGGTGATTAAACGTCTACAAGAGTTAGGTCGTGAGGAGGTTATCGTGACAGGCGTTGGTGGTAATGAACTGCTCTCTTTTCTTTTTCCGAAAGTGTTCAGCATTGATCCCGGCTATGCCCAAGCTGGGGTGAAAGCTGCTAACTTATTGATTTCCCATATCAATGGAGAAGAATCCCTCTCACATATCACTCAGCAACCCGTTCTATCTTAA
- the lipB gene encoding lipoyl(octanoyl) transferase LipB, whose protein sequence is MQQTLVVKHLGKQDYEPIWRAMHNFTDTRDDETRDEIWFVEHNPVFTQGQAGKAEHLLNTGDIPVVQSDRGGQVTYHGPGQLVVYFLINLRRKNIGVRDLVTHIENLVINTLKAYNIDSAARPDAPGVYVDNKKICSLGLRIRRGCSFHGLALNINMDMTPFLRINPCGYAGMEMVQVSQLGGPDNVDNVAEQLLKELVTLLDYQQIEVSTEVPNDKK, encoded by the coding sequence ATGCAACAAACTCTGGTTGTGAAGCATCTTGGCAAACAGGATTACGAGCCAATTTGGCGCGCAATGCACAATTTTACCGATACTCGCGATGATGAAACACGTGATGAAATTTGGTTTGTTGAGCACAACCCTGTCTTTACCCAAGGTCAAGCAGGCAAAGCAGAGCACTTGTTAAACACAGGTGATATACCAGTCGTACAAAGTGATCGCGGTGGTCAAGTCACCTACCACGGTCCCGGACAACTGGTGGTTTACTTCCTGATCAATCTGCGTAGGAAAAACATTGGTGTGCGAGATCTCGTTACACACATTGAAAACCTCGTGATCAATACACTGAAAGCATACAATATCGATTCAGCGGCTCGACCAGATGCACCCGGCGTGTATGTAGATAATAAAAAAATCTGCTCACTCGGTCTGCGTATTCGTAGAGGCTGTTCGTTCCATGGCTTGGCGCTCAACATTAACATGGACATGACCCCGTTCTTGCGCATTAACCCATGTGGTTACGCAGGTATGGAGATGGTTCAAGTTAGCCAACTTGGTGGACCGGATAACGTCGATAATGTGGCAGAGCAATTATTGAAAGAACTCGTGACTCTGTTGGATTACCAACAGATTGAAGTCAGCACAGAAGTCCCAAACGATAAGAAATAG
- the metN gene encoding methionine ABC transporter ATP-binding protein MetN, translating into MIEINQVNKVFYQGKKEINALKDINLHISQGTIFGVIGASGAGKSTLIRCVNMLEAPTSGEIIVDGVDLTKLSKSQLSEARRNIGMIFQHFNLLSSRTVFENVALPLELAGKEKSHIQNKVTELLKLVGLADKHESYPSNLSGGQKQRVAIARALACDPKVLLCDEATSALDPATTQSILELLREINRQLKITILLITHEMDVVKSICHEVAIIGGGELVEKGSVGEIFAHPKTELAHQFIRSTLDLSIPEDYQARLQPTRVADSYPLVRLEFTGATVDAPLMSQIARKYNIDISILSSDLDYAGGVKFGMMVAELFGNEEDDNNAIAFLRDNNVKVEVLGYVL; encoded by the coding sequence ATGATTGAAATTAATCAGGTAAATAAGGTGTTCTACCAAGGCAAAAAGGAAATTAATGCCTTGAAAGATATCAACCTCCATATCTCCCAAGGGACTATTTTTGGGGTGATCGGTGCGTCTGGCGCTGGTAAAAGTACCCTGATCCGCTGTGTGAATATGCTTGAAGCACCAACCAGTGGTGAAATCATCGTCGATGGTGTCGACCTAACCAAGTTGAGTAAGTCTCAATTAAGCGAAGCTCGTCGTAACATTGGTATGATTTTCCAGCATTTTAATCTGCTGTCATCGCGAACTGTGTTTGAAAACGTGGCACTACCGTTAGAGCTAGCAGGCAAAGAAAAGTCACACATCCAAAATAAAGTGACGGAACTGCTTAAATTAGTTGGCTTAGCCGACAAACATGAAAGCTACCCATCAAACTTAAGTGGCGGTCAAAAACAGCGTGTCGCTATCGCCCGTGCACTGGCTTGCGATCCTAAAGTGCTGCTTTGTGATGAAGCCACCAGCGCGCTAGACCCGGCAACGACGCAATCGATCTTAGAACTGCTGCGTGAAATTAACCGCCAGCTAAAAATCACCATCCTATTGATTACTCATGAAATGGATGTGGTTAAGAGCATCTGTCATGAAGTGGCGATTATTGGTGGTGGTGAGCTAGTGGAAAAAGGCTCTGTTGGCGAGATCTTCGCGCACCCTAAAACAGAGCTGGCACATCAATTTATCCGCTCAACGTTGGACTTGTCGATCCCAGAAGATTACCAAGCGCGTTTACAACCAACCCGCGTTGCCGATAGCTACCCGTTGGTACGTCTTGAATTTACCGGCGCAACGGTTGACGCGCCGCTAATGAGCCAAATTGCGCGTAAATACAACATCGACATTAGTATTCTTAGCTCAGATCTTGATTACGCTGGCGGTGTGAAGTTTGGCATGATGGTCGCAGAGCTGTTTGGCAACGAAGAAGATGACAACAACGCAATTGCATTTTTGCGTGACAACAACGTAAAAGTAGAGGTGCTTGGCTATGTCCTTTAA
- a CDS encoding methionine ABC transporter permease, translated as MSFNTISDWLSLNADLLLGATWETIYMVAVAGIVGFAVGIPLGVILHTTKKGGLLENPRLNNFLGAIVNIGRSVPFLVLMVAIIPVTKLLVGTFIGTTAAIVPLTIGAIPFVARLIEGALLEVPTGLVEAAQAMGATPLQIINKVLLPEALPTIVNSVTITLVTLVSYSAMAGTVGGGGLGDVAIRYGFHRYDVVIMAVTVVMLIVLVQIIQSIGDAVVRRVDHR; from the coding sequence ATGTCCTTTAATACCATTTCTGATTGGCTAAGCTTAAATGCAGATTTGTTGCTTGGTGCAACATGGGAAACCATCTATATGGTGGCAGTGGCTGGCATCGTTGGTTTTGCCGTTGGTATCCCGCTAGGGGTAATTCTACACACCACGAAGAAAGGCGGATTACTTGAGAATCCTCGCCTAAATAATTTCTTAGGTGCGATTGTTAACATTGGTCGCTCAGTACCTTTCTTAGTGTTGATGGTGGCGATTATTCCGGTGACTAAGCTGCTTGTCGGCACTTTTATCGGCACTACAGCTGCGATTGTTCCACTTACCATTGGCGCAATCCCTTTTGTGGCTCGTCTGATTGAAGGTGCGCTACTGGAAGTTCCAACTGGCTTAGTAGAAGCCGCGCAAGCAATGGGCGCGACACCACTGCAAATTATTAATAAGGTACTGCTTCCTGAAGCACTACCAACGATTGTTAACTCAGTCACTATCACGTTAGTCACACTAGTCAGCTACTCTGCAATGGCAGGTACCGTTGGCGGTGGTGGTCTAGGTGATGTTGCTATTCGTTATGGCTTCCATCGTTACGATGTCGTGATCATGGCAGTGACTGTTGTGATGTTGATTGTGTTGGTACAAATTATTCAGTCTATCGGTGACGCAGTTGTTCGCCGCGTAGACCACAGATAA
- the glyA gene encoding serine hydroxymethyltransferase codes for MLKRDMNIADYDAELFAAIQEETLRQEEHIELIASENYTSPRVMEAQGSQLTNKYAEGYPGKRYYGGCEYVDKAEALAIDRACQLFGCEYANVQPHSGSQANSAVYMALLNPGDTVLGMSLAHGGHLTHGSPVNFSGKHYNVIPYGIDEAGQINYDEMEALAVEHKPKMIIGGFSAYSQIVDWKRMREIADKVDAYLFVDMAHVAGLIAAGVYPTPVPHAHVVTTTTHKTLAGPRGGLILSNAGEDMYKKLNSAVFPGGQGGPLMHVIAGKAVAFKEAMEPEFKAYQARVVENAKAMVAQFQERGYKIVSNGTENHLFLVDLIDKDITGKDADAALGAANITVNKNSVPNDPRSPFVTSGIRVGTPAITRRGFTAEDSKDLANWMCDVLDNLENQDVIEATKAKVLEICKRLPVYA; via the coding sequence ATGCTTAAGCGTGATATGAACATCGCAGATTACGATGCGGAATTGTTCGCAGCTATCCAAGAGGAAACTCTTCGCCAGGAAGAACACATCGAACTAATCGCTTCAGAAAACTACACCAGCCCACGTGTAATGGAAGCGCAAGGTTCTCAGCTAACAAACAAATACGCTGAAGGTTACCCAGGTAAACGCTACTACGGTGGTTGTGAGTACGTTGATAAAGCAGAAGCGCTAGCAATTGACCGTGCTTGTCAGCTATTTGGCTGTGAGTACGCGAACGTTCAACCACACTCAGGCTCTCAAGCAAACAGTGCAGTTTACATGGCGCTATTGAACCCAGGCGACACAGTACTAGGTATGAGCCTAGCGCACGGTGGTCACCTAACTCACGGTTCACCAGTAAACTTCTCAGGTAAGCACTACAATGTTATTCCTTACGGTATCGATGAAGCAGGTCAAATCAACTACGACGAAATGGAAGCGTTGGCAGTTGAGCACAAGCCAAAGATGATCATCGGTGGTTTCTCGGCTTACTCACAAATCGTAGACTGGAAACGCATGCGTGAAATCGCAGACAAAGTTGACGCGTACCTATTCGTAGACATGGCTCACGTAGCAGGTCTAATTGCAGCAGGTGTATACCCAACGCCAGTGCCGCACGCACACGTAGTGACAACAACGACGCACAAAACTCTAGCAGGTCCTCGTGGCGGTCTAATCCTGTCAAATGCAGGTGAAGACATGTACAAGAAGCTGAATTCAGCTGTCTTCCCAGGTGGTCAAGGTGGTCCGCTAATGCACGTAATCGCAGGTAAAGCGGTCGCGTTCAAAGAAGCAATGGAACCTGAGTTCAAAGCATACCAAGCGCGCGTTGTAGAAAACGCAAAAGCAATGGTTGCTCAATTCCAAGAGCGTGGTTACAAAATCGTATCAAACGGCACTGAAAACCACCTGTTCCTAGTTGATTTAATCGACAAAGACATCACAGGTAAAGATGCAGACGCAGCACTAGGTGCAGCAAACATCACAGTAAACAAAAACTCAGTACCAAACGATCCACGTAGCCCATTCGTAACATCAGGCATCCGTGTCGGTACACCAGCAATCACGCGCCGTGGTTTCACAGCCGAAGATTCAAAAGATCTAGCAAACTGGATGTGTGACGTGCTTGATAACCTTGAGAACCAAGATGTTATCGAAGCAACGAAAGCGAAAGTTCTCGAGATCTGTAAGCGTCTACCGGTTTACGCATAA
- a CDS encoding MliC family protein encodes MKRASIFITSAVLLAGCATSNESTTNNNDQYGYQYQCSDEKQFLADFLVEEQGALVQVEGVDYALVQVPAGSGTRYMLPENAQTEIQPVNLYTKGKYARLELGREIYKNCESQ; translated from the coding sequence ATGAAAAGAGCCAGCATTTTTATCACCAGTGCTGTTTTGCTCGCGGGGTGTGCGACCAGTAATGAGTCGACCACGAACAACAATGATCAGTATGGCTACCAATATCAATGCAGTGATGAGAAGCAGTTCCTTGCGGATTTCCTTGTGGAAGAACAAGGTGCGTTAGTGCAAGTTGAAGGTGTTGATTACGCGCTTGTGCAGGTTCCAGCGGGGTCAGGGACGCGTTACATGCTGCCAGAAAATGCCCAAACAGAGATCCAGCCTGTGAACTTGTACACGAAAGGCAAATATGCCCGCTTAGAGTTAGGTCGTGAGATTTACAAAAACTGTGAAAGCCAATAA